One Aegilops tauschii subsp. strangulata cultivar AL8/78 chromosome 2, Aet v6.0, whole genome shotgun sequence genomic window, gacgcgtggatgcccattggtcccggtttgtgccaccaaccgggaccaaagggcctcctgcctgggctcgccgcacgggccacgtggaggcccatctgtcccggttcatgtaagaaccgggactaaaggcccagggcattagtaacgacacgggacaaaaggcccttatgaaccgggacaaatggccctttttctactagtgtggcGGAAAAGTTTTAACATGAAAAGGCTCCGTATCGTCAAAACCAATAACTTTGATGTTTGAGTCATCACCATCCAATCTCATCTCGGGGGCCAAAGCTGCTCTCGAAATAATGAGATTTGATATTCGGAGTACTGTTGGGCCGATTACGCATCCAAGACTACCTCGAATGGAAAAATGTTCTACAGGGAATGTCTTCATCTTGTCAAGCCGATTGATTTTGACATTCAAACATCTTAATCAaattcgtatgcaaaagttacaatatCCTGCGCGATGTGGCAGTGGATGGCCGGATTATTCGGGTTGGAAACCAGTTGAACCCGAAGGACCTGGGATGGAACCCTCAGAAATCGGGCAATCACCCGACTAGAAGTCCGGACATCGGGCAATGCTTCACGTTTTTCTCTTGTAGAAGTTAGAAAACAGGCCAAAATGCCACCAAGATGGCCTTGtatcaaaaaatgttcaacatgaatgTTGTTTGTCTAGTCGAAAAATATGAATTCTCTTTCGGGCACATCTCCATCCAAGGTCGTATGTGGCCTATGGTTCCCAAAAATCAATCTGATGTGTCAGAAGCATCTAAATCCGAGTTCGATTAATTTTGGAAGGATTCGATGGGATTTGGAGTCCTTTTCCTGTACTagaagtccagccgcctcatCAATAGATGAGAGGTGGCGGCCGATAGAATAACACACAAATCGATCAATCCATCTACCACTTTTTACCTTTACCTTTTCTtccccttgttcttcttctttctcgttCTTCATTATTCTTCTTGTTGCAGGGTAGCGATCCATGAGGACCTAGGGCAATCAGGTCTACCTCGGGAGAGTGTGGGGTTTCTCCCAAgtgtgtggggtttcgggtctaaAAAGCGTCTGCTGAATTGCTTGTGTACCGCGCTTTCTGTCGGGGCTCCTTCGACGTGAGTTGCGGTGTAGCACCCCCGACGTCAAGAGTACACTGTAACGTGTGTTGCGTGCAAACAATTACTATATTTCTGAATGGACGCATAGTTCCCTTCGCCCCCTGCCACTCAAAACTTTAAGAGATGTAATATGTCTCCCAGCTGTCCGTTGACTTGACCGTTGACCTTCCAGAAAAGATCATGAGTTTGAAAAAGTTAATGAATTTGAAAAATCATGAATTTCAAAAAGTTTGTGTGTTCCCATtgaattgaaaaaagttcacgatTTTGAGGAAAAGGtccacaaatttgaaaaaagatCACGTATTGAgggaaaatgttcatgaattcaaaaaatccATTATTTTAAGGAAATTTTTAGGAAATTAAAAAAATCCTGAATTTGGACAAAAATGAATTTGAAAAATTTCACGCATTTTTTAAAATTATATGAAAAACCAGTCCGAAAAaccaaaaaaggaaaaagaaaactgGCCTGAAGCTCCCCAAAGTGGCCAGGAAGCTTCTGGGAGCTTCCAAAACCCGAGGAGCTTTCCTCTTGTGCCTGCTAATGCTTTAGATGGGTCGGCCCGTTTAGAATCTATTGATGGCGAGGGGTAGGTATGTAAACGGATGGGATAATGCTTTTACCGTTTCTTTTACCATATTTTTTTGTCGGATTCAGAGGGAAGTGGATAATGACCGGATGCGGATTTTACTGGCTTATGGACTCAAAGCAAAAACGGAGAGGACTCGAAGCGAACGGATAAAAATATCGGATCACACGTGCAATGAGACGTGATTTTATTTCAACTAAAAAACAATATGAACACAATTTTTTAGCCCATTGCATACTATTACGGCAGAGCATTTTAAGTCATAACTCACACCAATATGACAACATTTTATCTGTGGTGATTCTAATTAGTGGGCTAATTGGGTATTTGGCCTTGTCGATTGGGATAAATTTATCAGATAATCCTATTCGATAACCTCAGATAATCCGCAAAAAAAAACCCCGGATAATCCTCATCCGCCGGATATTATTGATATCATAGCCACTACCATATTCCCTGGATATCCAGTTGACAAAAATTCATATCCGCATCCATATCTGACGAATTCATGGAAGTGCATACCATATCCTTCAAAACGGATGCGGATTCGGAACGAAAATAATCTGTACCATTTACACCCTAGGGGGGTTACACTCTGTACATTCTTGTTTTTGCCGTGTACGTTTTTTTTTAACAAGCGCTAAATAGGAAATCGCTCGCAAGGAAACGACCTGCTTCCGGCTGAAAGGCCAGCTTTGTTCCCTCACAGCCGGGCGACATCAGGCCTAATGGGCTGCCAGCCCAACGGTAGCCGCCGAACGGTTTTCTGACTGTCGGTTCCCAGAAAGGCCCTTACACTAACCAGTTTTCTTGCGCGCCCCGTTTGCTCGTGCTTTCCGTCCCCTCTTTCTCCCCCTTCCTCCGCCCCACCCCGGACCCTCGCCGCCTCCAGCTTCTTCCAATCCCCCCCTTTCCGTCTAGGGTTTTGCTTCCTCCCCCAGAAAAATCGAGGCCGAGCCCCTAATCCCCGAGCGCGCCCCGCCTCGCCGACCGGTCGCCGGAGATGTCCCGCACGCTGGTGCAGCCGGTGGGGCAGAAGCGGCTGACCAACGTGGCCGTGGTGCGGCTGCGCAAGGGCGGCCAGCGGTTCGAGATCGCCTGCTTCCCCAACAAGGTGGTCAACTGGCGCGACCGCGTCGAGAAGGACCTCGACGAGGTGCTCCAGTCCCACAACGTCTACTCCAACGTCTCCAAGGGCGTCCTCGCCAAGTCCAAGGACCTCATCAGGATCTTCGGCACCGACGACCTCGTCGAAATCTGCCTCGAGGTcctcttccccccttctcctactcctgcCGTGGATTGGATTGGATGGATGCTGCTAATTTCGTGCTGATTCCCGACTCGATTGCTTATTATTGCTGTGCTCTGTCAGATTTTGGAGAAAGGGGAGCTACAGGTGTCTGGCAAGGAGAGGGAGGCGCAGCTGTCCGCGCAGTTCAGGGACATCGCCACCATCGTCATGGAGAAGACTATCGATTCTGAGACCCGGCGCCCCTACACCATGAACATGATCGAGCGCCTCATGCACGACATACACTTTGCGGTCGATCCAAACGTTACCTCCAAGGAACAGGTAGCTGCCTACCATCTGCTCTGGATATGCTGCCCTTAGtatgttttttccttttttcaatCCAATGGAGGATTACGATTTGTTTAGCATCCGTCACTTGCATTCATCACCTGCAGTGCATTTTCTGTAAAGAAATGTTGCTTTAGGCCAAATTATTGTACACGTTACAAATAGCCGACCTTCTGATTCCTGTATTACCGGAGTATTGCCAAGTTGCCATGCTAGCTTAGAATAGTTTGCCTGAAGTGATGATATCTTACTGCAAGCAATCTAATTATCTGCATTGGTCCCAATTGGAAGAAATTGAGTATTGATGTCATTACAAGTCCTTGCCAGGACAGCAACTAAAGTCGCAAGTGCGTGCATATGAATAATCATTCTGGAGATAGTCACTCATATTCCATACTATAGAGGCTATTCTGTTTGTTATGCACCTGTGATTGTGTATCAGTTTTGTTGAATCtgtctttgtttttcttttcaaCCAATGTTCATTGTTTGGGCTACCCTGTATTGTGTCTATGTTGCGTTTGGACAAAAACGCTTGAGTGTGGCACAGTTAGTTCAAATTCTTTCAGAAGCGAATGCTTTGGAATATTCCATTTAGCAGCCACTGCTTCAGATCCTGCTCCTCTGCAATTTCTGGCCCCATATTCAGGGTGTGCCATAGTTAACCTTTTTTTCGGTAGAGTCACTCGGTGCCAATACCTTGCACTGACACAATGTGATAAAAATACTGAAGGAATTAGGAATTCTCTGTGACAGTACTGATGGTGCCTGTGTTTATGCTTTTACCTTAGTTATTATTACTTGCACTCTGGACAATGTGACAGAGGTAGTAATATACTAATATTGTTATAGTTACATCTGTGTAGACTTGTTATCTACTCCCGTTTCCTCTTTTTATTCGTATTTTCATTGATATTTCAGGCACTGAGAGTCATTAAGAAGCTAATTGAGAACCCTAAATGCTCGATAAAGCGTGCACCATTGACAGTGAGGTTCATTGCACCTAAGTCCAATCTTTCTGGCCTTATGGAGAAGCTTGATGGGTGGAATGCAATTGTTCTTTCAAAGGATGAATCTGCTGATCAGTCTTCCATTGTAAGTCTTTTAGATTATCTTTTCCTAGCCATTACTGTGTTGCCTGATTATGATTTTCTATCATGTGAGTACCCCTAGAACTTGTGTTTCCTAAGTTATTATAGGATGATATGTACTCAGTCTGGTCTCCCCCAGAAATGCTATACAGCTGGTGAATGGTTTATGCTACTTACTTAGTGAGAGTTCGACTGTATTACTGAGAAGCTTGCCCGCTGTCCCCTTTTGTACCGTTCAGTCACAATGATGTCAACATTCAAGTCTACTAAGACACTGATGCAATTATTGTCCAAATTCATGATATCTTCATGTAATGTTTCACCCTATTAGTTGGTGTACTATACTTAACTCGGAATGACACATTTGCAGGTATGTGAGATTGAACCATCTGTTCTGCACTCGTGTGAAGAGAAACTGAAGGACGTGCAAGGGAGGGTGGAAGTACTCTCGGTGTCGGCACACAAAGAAGGTGGCTCTTCTACAGACCAATATGACAATGTCGCGGACAATGTGGAGAAGGCACAGCCTGTCCCTGCGAAGGAGTCTGGTGCTGTTGCTCAGCTAAGTGAGACCATGCAGAAACAGAGCCTTTCAAGTGAAGTGGACAGCCAGGGTCAGGCACCAGGCAAGCCGCAGAAAAGATGCAGAGAATGTGACGTATTCATGGAGGACAAGCTGTACAGAGACCACTGCAAGTCCGGGTGGCACAAGCACAACTACACACGCCACAAGAATGGGCTTCCTCCGCTCAGCCAAGAGGAGTGCTTGATGGAAATGGAGATGGCAGAGTCCCAGAGGGGCCTGAAGGACTACGATTTCTGAGGTGGGTTTTGTCTAGCACTCCCTCTCACCGCTCCTTCGAGGCCGATAAACGGCACGCGCAAGGCATGAATTTTGCAGTCTTGTTGTTTCCGAGGACATAGTCATCGTTTGGTAAATGCTAGTATGAAGTGGGGAACGAGTTTTGCGATACGCTAGCAAGTTTATAAAATGTAATCGGGTTACATTGTGTGAATGTGAACTGTGAAGGTAGCAGAACCTGGCTCATGTGTAGTTGGCTGAGTGAACTCGTGGCAGTACTGATGTTTGCGGCATGAACTGTAACGTGATGATATATGGTACGGTCTTGAGTATGCGCCTGTTATGGATGTGAACCAACTTAATGCAACATATGTATATCGATTTTGCAACTTGATGTTTCTCTGGTACTGATATTATAAATTCTGGGGTTGTTGTACGTTTGCTGTTGGCCTGCTGTAGGTGAAAACAAAAGGCAGATACATCCGGTATCAGTCAGGCGTGCAAGCTGATGACATATCGCGCTAGGAAAGAGGATCACATCCACTAATCAGAAGCAAAGTAGAGAGAGAGTAGGACGTGAAAGAGAGCAGCGATGTCATGTACGCTGACGATGAGAAACACTGCGGGCTTTCCTTTCCTTGAGCAAGCGGAGAAAGGGCAGACAACCTTGTGTCTTGCGGTGGCATCAGTTGGCCTGGTCGTTTGCCCCGGTGGCAAGCTAAGCACAGATACCAAAACTAAGCGGCAAGAAAGGCAGAAGAGCATCAGTTCACCCTCGAGCCCATGGCACAGCACACTAGTGCTACGATGCAAGTGACCGGGACGCTTCCTCGAGAAAGCAAAAAGAGTTGGCTCAACAGCGAGCAGGATCATCGTCGCCACGCCACTACACCTCACTCACATCTACATACATGGATCATCGATCTGTCCTTTTTCCTCTTTCTGCCGCCGGCTTTTCCACtgctttctttctttcttatcGATGGCCGCTCCTCCGATCCACGCTTCCTCTTCTCTCCAGTGGCCCAGCCTCAGCTATAATATAGCAAGCGCCTCCTCTTCGGCCTCCTCGAGCGGTGCAGTAGACAATACTGGTGTCAGGCTACCGGTGTCAGTCAGTCCGAGTGTCCGACTGTCCAGAGTACAGGGCAGAGGAAGCAACCGACAGTGGAGATCATGGCTCGCAACTGCAGAATCAGCAGcttgccgccgccgtcgctgctcTTCTTCCTGCTCATCATGCTCTCTACCACCACTCACTGCGGTAAGCTCACTCCATCCAGTGAACCAAGATACTATAACAGTCgtcatttaaaaaaaatcctttcTCGTTTCTTCTGTTCTGCGTTTGAGTGGAGTGGAGTGGAGTGAAAACAGTGTGGAGTCTCACAGTGACCAGCTCTCGCTAATCTGTCTGTTAACCTGCATTGTGCTAACTAATTGGAGTCCTTTGTGTTGGTGGAGCAGAGGCGAGAGCTCTAAAGCAGGGCAAGAAGAACTCGCTGATGAACGTGCTCTTCAAGCTCAACTTCGCCAGAGCGGTGGAGCCGACGCAAGCGCAACTACCCCCTCCCTCGTCGCTCGACGCCAGCGCTGGCAGCGACGCCGCGAGCGCGAGCCTCGCCGCCGTCGATGCCCCGTTCTGCGTCAACCCTCCCGACGCTCCTCCCTCGTCGTCCACGCCTCCATTCACCTCCACGGCGCCCTCCTCCACCACCCCGTCCGTCCCCGACCAGCTGCCGCCCATCACCCCCGTCCCGCCGTCATTCGAGCCCAGCCCGCcggccggcggcggtggcgccACCCCGGGCTCAAGTCCGGGTCTGGGCACGCCCACGCCGATCAACCCGCCGCAGTTCGCCCCGAGCCCGCCTGGGACGGCGCCGCCCAGCCCGATCGTCGTTGTGCCGAACCCGCCCGACGAATTCGGCCCAGGCTCGGGCGGCGGAGGACCAGGAGGAGGACAGGGAGGAGGcgtaggaggaggaggcggtggtggaggagaaggaggaggcggaggcgcaggaggaggtggtggtggaggaggagaaggaggcggtggcggaggcggaggcgtaggaggaggcggtggaggagaaggaggaggcggcgggggcggcggtttCATGCCGCCGATCATCTACCCTCCGCCGCTGGCCCCTCCGATGGCGCCGGGGTCCGGGCAGGCGCTGTGGTGCGTGGCGAAGCCGACGGTGCCGGACCCGATCCTCCAGGAGGCCATGGACTACGCGTGCGGCTCCGGCGCCGAGTGCCGGTCCATCCAGCCGTCCGGCGCCTGCTCCCAGCCGGACACCGTGCTCGCCCACGCCTCCTACGCCTTCAACAGCTACTGGCAGATGACCCGGGCCAACGGCGGCACCTGCGACTTCGGCGGCACCgccaccatcgtcaccagcgacCCAAGTAAGGCCTCAAACCTCGAGTAAGCTTCGCGTGTCAATGCATTAAGCAGCTCCATCCACCCTCCCACCCATGAACCATCATCCATGCACGCATGAATACTCATGATCGATCTTGATTTTCTGTCTGTCATGATCTCTGCAGGCTATGACAGTTGCGCGTTCAACCTTGTATGAGGGGTCT contains:
- the LOC109780597 gene encoding uncharacterized protein — translated: MSRTLVQPVGQKRLTNVAVVRLRKGGQRFEIACFPNKVVNWRDRVEKDLDEVLQSHNVYSNVSKGVLAKSKDLIRIFGTDDLVEICLEILEKGELQVSGKEREAQLSAQFRDIATIVMEKTIDSETRRPYTMNMIERLMHDIHFAVDPNVTSKEQALRVIKKLIENPKCSIKRAPLTVRFIAPKSNLSGLMEKLDGWNAIVLSKDESADQSSIVCEIEPSVLHSCEEKLKDVQGRVEVLSVSAHKEGGSSTDQYDNVADNVEKAQPVPAKESGAVAQLSETMQKQSLSSEVDSQGQAPGKPQKRCRECDVFMEDKLYRDHCKSGWHKHNYTRHKNGLPPLSQEECLMEMEMAESQRGLKDYDF
- the LOC109780588 gene encoding uncharacterized protein, encoding MARNCRISSLPPPSLLFFLLIMLSTTTHCEARALKQGKKNSLMNVLFKLNFARAVEPTQAQLPPPSSLDASAGSDAASASLAAVDAPFCVNPPDAPPSSSTPPFTSTAPSSTTPSVPDQLPPITPVPPSFEPSPPAGGGGATPGSSPGLGTPTPINPPQFAPSPPGTAPPSPIVVVPNPPDEFGPGSGGGGPGGGQGGGVGGGGGGGGEGGGGGAGGGGGGGGEGGGGGGGGVGGGGGGEGGGGGGGGFMPPIIYPPPLAPPMAPGSGQALWCVAKPTVPDPILQEAMDYACGSGAECRSIQPSGACSQPDTVLAHASYAFNSYWQMTRANGGTCDFGGTATIVTSDPSYDSCAFNLV